GGCACGAAACCAAAGCGCCCATAGTAGCCGGGGTCACCAAGCACGTAGACCCGAGCTGCGCCGTCATGCTCCAGCCTTTCGAGGCCAGCGTAGACCAGCGCTGTTCCGACACCCTGCCTCTGCCGGTCAGAGGTGACAGCCAATGGCCCCAGGAGGGCGACCTTGTCAGTGCATTCGGGAACCGCACATGTCGTAAACATGGCGTGTCCTGCGAGTGTCAAAGAAGCACGAAGCCAAGCGAGAGGGCGCCCGATTCTTCCTTCAACAACTTTCCCACGAGCGGCAATAGATCTTCATTGGGAAATGCCGCCGGTTAGAGTGCCCCGATCGAGGGCCAGTCGCTTCGCACGCTCTCGCGAACTTCAATAAGCATGTCGACGGCATTTTCAGTAACGGTGCAGGAACGATCCGGCGCCCGCGCGGTCGCCTCATGACGCAGAAAGTCCCGGAGCGAGAGCGAGTCCGCGCAGCGCCACTCGATCCCGCGCTCGGAGCCGAAACCCTCGAAGTAGCCGGCCATGTGCATCCGGAAGCACCGCCCCGGCGGGGGGAATGGGCCGCATAGGTAATGAGCGCGGCGGCGGCATCGCACGCAACCAGCGTCTGCTCCAGCGCCGGTGGCTCGCACGCTCTCCCGAGCGGAAGAGGGTGCGGCGCCGTGACATGCTCAGGGTTGAACCGGCTCCGGCAGCACGCCTGCGAAGCGCAGCATGTCGGCGATGGTGACGATCGGATCGCCATTCCTCAGCCGCACGCCCTTCGAAGGGTCCCAGCCGTCTGGCTGGTTCAGGTAGGAGCGCGGATCGTTGACGACGAGCCCGATGATCGTATCACAGATGATCCGGCTGCCGACCTCACCCAGCGAGTTGCCGTTGGCGCGCACCTCGGCCTCGCGCAGCACGTAGTACCAAAGGGGTGTCCGCTCAAGGAAGCCGCCCTGCTCGAGTGCTTCAGCGAGTGCGGGACGGTTGCTCGGCCGCAGCTCGTCCGCGGTGAGCGGGCGGGCGCCGATCTTCTCTGCGATCGCCTGCCCGGTCGGAATGCTCAGGAGATAGCCCCGCAAGAGGTTTCGCCGCGCCAGCTGCTTCAAGAGCTGCCGGATGTGCTCCGGCAGCTTGGGATCGTTGCCTTCGTTGACCATATCGAGCAGCGGCGGGGCGAGGAGGGTGTCGATCCTGCGGGCAAAGTGGTCCGGAAATGCGCTGCCTCGGTCCACGAAGCGGTCCCACTCGATGATCCACGAGGACGGCAGCACCTCGGCTTGCCCCAGGAACGGATTCGGGCTGCCATTGCCGGTGAACTGGAAGAGCAGAGAGAAGGGGGAGTTGGGGAGGATGCGTCCCTTGAGTTCCGGATTCTCGAAGTCCCGTCCGAAGTTGCGGTTGAAGTCGTAGACGCCGCGAACCATGCTGTGGCCGAAGCGGAACGCGGCGACCGAGTGTTCGAGCGGCATGTAGAGCTGCCCCTCGCGCTTGGCATAGAGCTTCGGGCCGTCGAACAAAATCTTATCGACGATGCCGTCCAGCGTGATCGTCTTCAGAAAGTCGTGGATGGTGAGCCACTGGTAGTGCCAGCGCACGAGGTCGCGGGCGCGCTCGAAGAGCTGCGCGTCCTCGACGGTGCGTTCCTCGTGCACCTTCACCCAATCCGCCACGTTGTTGTGGAAGCGCAGGAAGGCAAGGTGAAGCTGGCTGACGATGAGGTTTTCGTCATTGCGCGTATCCCCGATGAACGCCCGCGACCGCTCGTTCTTCACTTGGAGTGATCTGATGTATCGAGATCATGGTGGCCGCCGTGCCGCAACGCGGTGACGATGTACTTGCCCTGCTTCGGCTCGTTGACGACATATGTATCGTCGGCATTGCCTTGGTCGATGTCCTTCATGGAGCGAATCGCAACATATAATACCGCTTGCAAGTCTCCATAGCGGCGGCTCGTCTCTACTCGTCGCCACCCTGATTGCAAGTAGTCCTTTCTTCACAGCTATTCACAGCCGTCGCGCGCGCCTATCCACGTCTTCGGGTTTCAGGCGGGCGCCCGTCGCGTAAGCCGTCCGTCAGACGAACCAGCCAATCATTTCGCGCCAGCGCCGGTAGCCGTGGGCGCGGCCGTTCCACACGTTGAGAGTGTGCGAGACGCCCTTGCTCCGCAGTGTTTCGCTGAGCCTGCGATTGTCGCCGAGGAACGGATCGTACTCACCAATGATCAGCTTGATGTCGAGGCGACGGATCGGCTCCAGCGCGCCGTTGTCGCCGATGTTGGCGAGGTAGTGATTGGGCATGTTGAAGTACACGTCTTCGTCATAATAGCCGTCGAGAAGATCACGGAAGCCGTCCGGAGCCTGCGTGAGGTCGTAGCGGCCGCTCATCGCCACCAGCCGGTCGAAGCGGTGCGGGTGGCGAAAGGCGATGTTGGCCGCGTGATAGGCCCCGAAGCTGCAGCCGAGAGCCGTGATGAACGGATTGTCGTTGAGCGTCTGAGACAACGGCAGAACTTCGTTCAGGATGTATGACTCGTACGTGACATGGCGCCGGACGCGGTCGCGCGGGTTGCACCAGTTGCAATAGAATGTTTCATGGTCGATGCCGTCGACACAGATCAATTGGATCCATCCCTGCTCCAACTTGTGCCTGAGCGCTTCCACCATTCCCATGTTCTCGTAGTCGTAGAAGCGCCCGCAGCGCGTGGGAAAGGACAGCACACGGGCGCCGGCATGCCCGAACACCAGGAGCTCCATGTCGCGGCCAAGTCCCTGGCAGTACCATTTGTGATAGTCTCGTTTCATGATGGAGACACGCAGATGTCTATAGTATTGCAGAAACTTTTCAAGTAAGCTCATGCCGCAGTTAACGAACAATTTCTTATCACGGCAGTATAAAAAGCAAAAGAACAAGAGATGCTGGAGTCGGTGAAAATTTCATTATAGAATTAGCCTTTGCGCTTGGAGGCGGCGGCTGCGAATGAGAAATGATTGCCGGAACTTGGGCTATGCCGATCGCTTGGTGTCGGCGGATCACGAGGCCGGTGCGCCGCATGATGACGGCGCCGCATATGCGCGGCGTGGCAGGCCGTGCCATGCCTGAGTGGTTTGATCAGGAGGTTAGTGAACTCGAGCGACGCAGCCGGGCACGGCGCGACGTGCGCAACCCGATCATGCTCTACGGCAGCTCATCGTTTACCCTCTGGAATGACGTGCAGGCGTACTTGCCCGGCTACAACCTGCTCAATCACGGCTTCGGCGGAGCAACTTTGGCCGATTGCGTAGAGTACTTCGACCGCCTGGTGGTCCCTTTCGCGCCGCGCATCGTCATTCTTTACGCCGGCGACAACGATCTGGGCGACGGCGGGCAACCGGAGACGGTGCTCGCGCGGCTTCGCTCGTTCATCGCTCGCAAGCGCGAGACGCTCGGCGACGTGCCGATGGCCTACGTGTCGATAAAGATCAGCCCGGCCCGCTTTGCGATCATGCACCGCATCGCCTATACCAACCGCATCATTGAACGGGAGCTTCGTAACGCGCCCGATGTCCGTTACCTCGATATCATGCGGCGCATGGTTGGCCGGGGGATCGAGCCGTTCCTCGCTTACTACACCGAAGACCCGCTGCACATGAACAGGAAAGGCTACCGTGTTCTTGGCAGGACGCTGTCCGAGTATCTGATCGACATGGAGCGCGCGCACGGTAACTTGAGGTCGTCTCCACCCACGAGCGCACAGGCGCCGATGCAGGCGCCGATGCCCGAAGCCCTGACCTCACCGCAGCCCGTTAGCACCTGAGGATCAAAGCGCAATCTGTCCCCCTTCTTGACGAAGCGGTGGTGGCGATGTGCAGGCTGGCGCCGAGCTTGCTGATCGCGCAAAAGCATCAATCAGCCGAACCGCGCGCCCGCGCCGAGAATGCGCCATGAGTTATTCATCGCCGTTTCAAAGTCGGGTCACGAGCGCCATTTCGAGTTCTCCCTCTTGTCGGACCTTTATTCTATCGACATAGTGGCGCACGCAGGGAACGCTGAGGACGGGGCTATGACAAAGCACAAGCAGCGCGAAGACAAGGACGCCGGCGAGGACGACAGCGAGAGTGCAGAGGCACATGCGGCGACCAAGATGCGCCGCAAGGAATTCGAGAAGGCGCTCTACCAGCTCCAGGTCGAGCTGACTCGCCTGCAGGCGTGGACGGTGGCGAGCGGCGCCCGCGTCATCGTCGTTTTCGAGGGCCGCGATACCGCCGGCAAGGGCGGCGTGATCAGCCGGATTACGGCCCGCACGAGCCCTCGGGTGTTCCACCATGTGGCGTTGCCGGCGCCGTCGGACCGTGAGAAGACCCAGCTCTACATCCAGCGCTACATGGCCCATTTCCCGGCGGCCGGCGAGATCATCCTGTTCGACCGATCATGGTACAACCGCGCCGGGGTGGAGCGGGTGATGGGCTTCTGCACCGAGGAGCAGACCGCGGCGTTTCTCAGGCTCGCCCCGACGTTCGAGCGCGAAATGGTCCGCAACGGGATCATCCTCTTGAAGTATTTCCTCCAGGTCAGCCAGGACGAGCAGCGCCGCCGCTTCAAGGCGCGGCTCACCGATCCGGTCAAGCACTGGAAGTTGAGCCCGATGGACACGGAATCGGTCCGTCGCTGGTGGGACTACACGATTGCCTACCAGCGCATGCTGGAGGCGACCGACACCCCCGAGGCGCCGTGGTACGTGGTTCCGGCCGATGATAAGCGGCGGGCGCGGCTCAACCTGATCCACCACATGCTGAGCCGGATCCCCTACGAGAAGGTCCCGCCGGAGCTGCCGAAGTTGCCCAAGGCGCAGCCCGGGCCGAAGGATGCCAAGGAGGGGTTAGGCGCCGGCCACGTCATCTCCGGTCCCTACTGACGCTATCGCGCGGATGTCAAGACCAGGGCGCAAGCGGCGTTCAACTTCTGCATGGTCCGCCGTCACGCCCTACTGACGGCGGTCGGCATTTCACGCCAATTGCCAGGCACCTCAGGTCGACGCCGAGACCTGAATGGCAAGGGATCGCGGCGCCTTGAGCAGAGCCATGCCCGATTTCGGGCGAGGGGTGACCAGGTGGCGGCGTGTTGATCAGTTTCGGTTACCTCGGTTCCGTCGGTGGATTTGACGCCTTCGATGATTTGCGGCAGCTGGTTGCTGCCTTTGCGCTTGCGGCGGGTTCGCACTGCCGCGGTGATCAGCTTGAAGACCACGACCATGGCGGTGCCGTGGGACAGGCAGCCCTTGGTGCGGACCCTGCTGTGGCGCGCCGCCGCAACAACGCTCTCGACGGGACTCCCGGTGCGCAAGTGGACCCAGTGCTCGGCGGGGAAGTCGTAGAAGGCGAGCAGCGGCTCGCGGTCCTTGGTCAGGCATTCGACCGCCTTCGAGTACTTCTTCACGTACTTGGCAGCGAAGCGCCGTTACCAATGCACAGCTCGGAGGTTTGATCGACCATGTCCTCTCTGAGGAGGAAGTCTTCATGGAGGGGGACGTCCAATAGCGGCAACGCTCCGCTCGCTGAGCCGTTGTCCCATTGCCGCTCCCAGCGACCCTATAGCCAAAGCGGCTGCTGCGCGCTATCTTGTGACCATTTTCATGACCACATGAGGACGCCATGGTCACGGTCAGTCTGGCGCAGGCGAAAGCGCACTTGAGCGAACTCCTCGACAAAGTGGAAGCTGGCGAGGACGTGGTGATCACTCGTCGCGGCCGGGCGGTCGCGCATATGTCGCCGGCGACCCGTCCCAAGAAGCAGCTGCGGCTCCAGGAACTAGCGGAATTTCGTGCCACAATGCCCAGGCTGCGGCGGCCCTCAGCCGAGCTTCTGCGCGAAGCGCGCGATGAGGGGCTGTGAGGCAAGATCGGCAAATGCTCTATTTCGACACCAGCTTCCTTGTTCCCCTCATACTGCCCGAGGCGACCAGCGAGCCCATCGCTGAATTTTTCCAGGATGCGCAGGCACGCGGCATGGCCGTGAGCCACTGGACGCGGGTCGAGTTTTCCTCGTTGCTCGCCCGTGAAGTCCGCATGGGTGGTTTGAGTGCGGAGGCCGCACGTGAGGCAAACGCGCGGTTCGAGTCGATGGTCGAGGAATCCTTCGCTGTCATCCCGCCAAACGGTAGCGACTTCGATCTCGCCAAGGAGTATCTCGGCCGCTACGAGACCGGCCTGAGAGCCGGCGACGCCCTGCACCTGGCGATAGCCAAGAACCACGGAGCCGAGGCGATGCTCAGTTTGGACAAGGCTCTATTGCGGGCAGGGCAGTTATTGGGCGTTCAGGTCAGCGCAGGGATCGCGTAGCAAGGATGATGGGTAGATGAACACCAAGCTCTTATTGCCACCGGATTTGCCGGTTCATGATGGGATCGTTCTCGAGGATCGGCAGCAACACCGGCTCCCAGACCGCCTCGAGCGGATCGGGGACGGTGCGGCCGCGCTCGGGCTGGCGCTGGGAGGGAAGGCGCGGATCGGTCTCGATCCGGCGTCCGGGTGCGCTCGCTGAACCCAGCCCGGGCAGCGGCAACGCGTTGGCTATGACGATGACGGTCTTGCATGTAGATTCTCTTGCTGGTCGGTGACGGGTTTGCCCGGCACGAGGGGACCTCCGTTTCGGTGACAGAGATCCCGCTCGTATCGGCCCGCAGCGGCCAGCACCTACGCCTTCATCCCCGGGGAAGACAATCGCGCCGCTGGCTCCAGACTCCAGCCGGGCTACGCCCGGCCTCCGACTGGAGCCAGCGGCCAACTTGGCTGACGGCGCCGGACAAGATGGTTGTCGCTCAACAGCCCCCCATTCCTGGAGCCGCTGTAAAAGTGACTAATCATCTGGCGCCTGCGCCGGACATACCTCGTTTGAGCGACATCCTGTTCATGTGCACTTGCGGCATAACTCATACGGGTCTAATATCATGCGATGATGTTCGCGCGCACGGCGAAAGTCATGAAAGAAGTCGGTTCACTAGCGTCTTGGGGGGAGCTAAAAAATGTCGATCATCGAGACACCAGCCGTTCTGAATTTTAGAGCTGACGACGTCACCGTTGCGGCCGTGGGTAGCGGCGTAGGCGGACGCAAGGACCTGTTGACCATTTCCGCGATATCGAAAGATCTTGGTGCGAACGCGAAAATCGCTTTCGGTGGTGCCAAGATAGGTGTCTTCGCGGGCACTGAAACGCAGGAGAACAGCAAAGCAGATCTCAATTATTCTGTTTTGACACATACGCAGTTGCCGGATTATCTTCCGTTTGAGCAACCATTCGCCGCTGGCACCAGTTCTGATTTCCAGGTTCTGAGCGCCAATCTCACCTCCAGTGCGAAGCACAGCCTCGGCGCCGGATACGACTGGAATATTGGGGCCGTCACGTTCACGCCCCCAAGTTTCAC
This window of the Rhodospirillales bacterium genome carries:
- the ppk2 gene encoding polyphosphate kinase 2, coding for MTKHKQREDKDAGEDDSESAEAHAATKMRRKEFEKALYQLQVELTRLQAWTVASGARVIVVFEGRDTAGKGGVISRITARTSPRVFHHVALPAPSDREKTQLYIQRYMAHFPAAGEIILFDRSWYNRAGVERVMGFCTEEQTAAFLRLAPTFEREMVRNGIILLKYFLQVSQDEQRRRFKARLTDPVKHWKLSPMDTESVRRWWDYTIAYQRMLEATDTPEAPWYVVPADDKRRARLNLIHHMLSRIPYEKVPPELPKLPKAQPGPKDAKEGLGAGHVISGPY
- a CDS encoding GDSL family lipase: MMTAPHMRGVAGRAMPEWFDQEVSELERRSRARRDVRNPIMLYGSSSFTLWNDVQAYLPGYNLLNHGFGGATLADCVEYFDRLVVPFAPRIVILYAGDNDLGDGGQPETVLARLRSFIARKRETLGDVPMAYVSIKISPARFAIMHRIAYTNRIIERELRNAPDVRYLDIMRRMVGRGIEPFLAYYTEDPLHMNRKGYRVLGRTLSEYLIDMERAHGNLRSSPPTSAQAPMQAPMPEALTSPQPVST
- a CDS encoding transposase, whose product is MKKYSKAVECLTKDREPLLAFYDFPAEHWVHLRTGSPVESVVAAARHSRVRTKGCLSHGTAMVVVFKLITAAVRTRRKRKGSNQLPQIIEGVKSTDGTEVTETDQHAATWSPLARNRAWLCSRRRDPLPFRSRRRPEVPGNWREMPTAVSRA
- a CDS encoding esterase family protein is translated as MKRDYHKWYCQGLGRDMELLVFGHAGARVLSFPTRCGRFYDYENMGMVEALRHKLEQGWIQLICVDGIDHETFYCNWCNPRDRVRRHVTYESYILNEVLPLSQTLNDNPFITALGCSFGAYHAANIAFRHPHRFDRLVAMSGRYDLTQAPDGFRDLLDGYYDEDVYFNMPNHYLANIGDNGALEPIRRLDIKLIIGEYDPFLGDNRRLSETLRSKGVSHTLNVWNGRAHGYRRWREMIGWFV
- a CDS encoding type II toxin-antitoxin system VapC family toxin encodes the protein MLYFDTSFLVPLILPEATSEPIAEFFQDAQARGMAVSHWTRVEFSSLLAREVRMGGLSAEAAREANARFESMVEESFAVIPPNGSDFDLAKEYLGRYETGLRAGDALHLAIAKNHGAEAMLSLDKALLRAGQLLGVQVSAGIA
- a CDS encoding N-acetyltransferase — encoded protein: MFTTCAVPECTDKVALLGPLAVTSDRQRQGVGTALVYAGLERLEHDGAARVYVLGDPGYYGRFGFVPEADVDPPYTLASEWRFAWQSKRLRAFGSVCQGTLSVPRAWLQPNLWAP
- a CDS encoding type II toxin-antitoxin system prevent-host-death family antitoxin, which encodes MVTVSLAQAKAHLSELLDKVEAGEDVVITRRGRAVAHMSPATRPKKQLRLQELAEFRATMPRLRRPSAELLREARDEGL